The genomic DNA ATATCCACTCATGTGGacactaggcgctagtcgggcggcgggtTGGGGTCTAGTGCCTAGGTGGCTAGGTGGAgcctaggcgggcgcctaggtgggctaggcagatttaagtaaatctattgtatttcgtgtaaataagtgtctgtttatacttaaaatatacataattttatcataaactagaaattagaatgacatatattatgaagtattggaacataatgaaaatatggggaGCAAACgtataatgtgtgtttatttaagtgttcaatAAGTCTCATACAATTTATTGCAtggaaacaataaaatacaaaaggaaagttatctattttctatctaagtgagtttCAACCTAGGTAGATGTCTAAGTAGGTCTGGGCGGGTTAGACGGGTGCCTCAACAGGTCTAAgcgccatttcttaattttcaaacgcctaagcATTAATCGGGGTGATGTCCAGccgcctagtgcctaggcgggGCCTAAGCAGTGCTAGgcagagatttttagaacagtgggtAAAACAATCACAATTGCTAATAGCAATTTGAATGATGtacttaatgttatttatttaGGGAAAATTTCATTTTCGCAAATAATAAGTTACGTAGTGTTACTTAGTTATTCATGCTATTACATGTTTTAATTATCAAAACTTTGGCtatgtttgtaatatgaggacAATTAATGTTTTTGTGGCTTTGTTAGAACCCTAAATTCGTCGTGAAGCAAACGGTGAACCATCGACgccaaattttctttattttgggtTGCCTTTTTGTTTGGCATGAGGTGCGCTCTAATTTAATTCAGGACACCATGTTATTGTAGTTGGTGTCAGGCTTTCGCCGCCTCCAAAAAAAATTTCGATGATTAATAATTTCATGTCGTACCGTTTAGGTTCCTCAAAATCCAAAGCAAGCAAAATTCACTCCTAATATTCTTTTTAGTCACGGTGAAAACTCAAGTAGATCATTTCGTTCGGAGTGGTAGGTTAGCATTCAGAGGAGGGATGGGTGGCCAACATGACCGGCGCGCTTGAGAGTTTTTAGCTTAAGATGTTTTGATTCCCTCTCTTAAATACGAAAAAAGgtaaaattagaaatttaagctgtctttatttttatagtatattcgTAATGTGTGCCAGAAAAGAGAGACAAACAAAAATTCCCTAAAAAATGGATTTACCTTATTAGTGGTAATTACCAAATGTATAGCGATAAAATAACTCTATTTAATGAATGGATAAGTCATACAGAAAAATTTGCGTTTTCATACATGCATCTATGTATGAAAATTTCCAGACAAACTTCCATATAAAACCAAAGGTTGGATAATATCAaacaaaaattcatcaaaacatgTACATATATACCAAAATAGTCTACATTAATTATTGTATTTCTTCattgtaaaaatattaaatttctttttcagGATAAAATCTTCCATGATTGACTAAGGTAAGCCCTTGCAAACTACTATAAATAGCATCGGCGGTTTAGCGTTAAAGCACAGcaactaaaaccctaaaaagtcacTAACGCTTTCTTCCCTCCTTTTTCCCTAGTTTCCGTTTCTCTCAAAAGTTTCTCGCTTTGAAAAAATCATGGCTGGGAGGAAGAAGGTGAAGCTAGCCTACATCATGAACGACGCAAGTCGAAAAACGTCATACAATAAAAGGAAGAACGGCTTCATTAAGAAGATGCATGAAATCAATATTCTTTGTGATGTTCCAGTATGTGGTATTATTTACAGTCCATATGAGTCTCAACCTGTTGTCTGGCCCAATCTTTTGGAATCGCAACGCCTCATCACCAAGTTTAGGAGCATGCCCGAGGCAGAGCGGAATAAGAAGATGGTGACGCATGAAATGTTTTTGAAGCAGAGGATTGAAAAGCAGCAGGAGAAGCTGAACAATCTGAAGAAAGAGAACCGGGAGAAGCAAATTCGGATGCTCATGAACCAGTGCCTTACTGGAAGGCCCCTGACTGGCTTGGACTTAAACGATTTGAACGATATGGAGTGTATGATCAAGGAGTGCGTGACAGAGATTGTCGCACAGATCAAGAGCCGGAAGGAGGAGAATCTGGCGGAGAGGAACCAACCCTAAGTTGCACGTACACAAGTGCTAGCACCCTCAACTGATCAGAACATGCATGCAGCAATGGAAACACAAACGTTTGATCTAAACAACATGGACGCCATGCAGACGGCTCCATGGTTCTTAGGGGACGTGTCAAACCAACATTTCGGCTATGTTGATGATCAGATCCCGCCCCTTTAATTTCCCTCCAACTATTTAAACTATTTAAGTAGTTTTgtattatgttattttgtttcaaaCAGTGTTTTAAGTTGTTTCCAATTTGATGCATGATTACCTTGACATCAAAACCAGAGTGTCTTTATGTcttttatttcttaaattttatgcagtcaaaattaattatataagaGCCGTTTGTTTTGTATTCATATTCTGTAGGTCCTGCTGGATATAAGATACATTGATATGTTAAtgagaaaatcaaagaaataataaCCAGTCAACAAGCAAACAAAATCATAGGACCAACTAATCATAAAGGTCCACGGAGCtcgatattttcataaattgatctcatatttatttataaaaaaaatacaattaatcATAAAGGTCCATGGAGTTGGATGTTTTCAAAAATAGATctcttatatttatttataaaaaatactTTACACAAagaatctctattaattaatgaaactttttttgtcaactaaaagaggg from Pyrus communis chromosome 17, drPyrComm1.1, whole genome shotgun sequence includes the following:
- the LOC137722133 gene encoding agamous-like MADS-box protein AGL80 yields the protein MAGRKKVKLAYIMNDASRKTSYNKRKNGFIKKMHEINILCDVPVCGIIYSPYESQPVVWPNLLESQRLITKFRSMPEAERNKKMVTHEMFLKQRIEKQQEKLNNLKKENREKQIRMLMNQCLTGRPLTGLDLNDLNDMECMIKECVTEIVAQIKSRKEENLAERNQP